actaatTGTCAGAAAGTCCCATTGAATGTAGGCTGTTTATATAAAGGTACTTCAATGCACTTCTTTTTCAGTGTTGTTTCTTCCTTTGTCTGACCTGCTCATTAAACTGATGTAACTCTTTATCTCCTCTCAGGAAATGGCAAGCACGTTGGCTCAGAAACATCTGCGATCCATCATCCTCAATGTGAGTAGCGATTCTGAATTGCAAAAAGACAATATATCTGGAAATCTCCGCTGCACATCAGAGTCAACACACTGCTCTACTTGCTGTTGTAGGCTTAAAGATGTCTGAAATGTCCAGGTGTGAAAGGAGAAATGGAGTAGTCCCCAACGTTTGTAGTTTGAAATTAGTTTAAAACACTCAAACTTTCTGAATATACACAGATGTTTTCAACctcccttaaaggtcacatattatgcaaaatacactcaACCAAGTTTTTTCCCACACTTATGTGTCCCTTTGTCTACAAACCTCCCaactatgagaaaagtccatcctcactgtcttttgcctgctccacttttcagaaaatgtgtgctcaaacagtctatttggagatgttccctatgtgacatcataaagggcggtaacccctcccccaggtggctgacactcccacagctatgtgtttgttctgccctctgagtcggccttctcaccgtaaaaaAGGGCATGttgcaagaaagcccgagccacaaAGCCCTTCTAGAGGGCCGTTGttgaacacagctcatttgcatttaaagctgcagacaccgaaacagcctgttctgagcagggctgaaatagaggggtttataggcatgctaAAATACAAGATAAGAGTGGATTTTAGGCAATCAACTCTACAAAAACACTTACAAAAACTTGTTAAAACATActataaaatgtgacctttaagatagTTCTATGTCGACGTTTAGTGGTTGTTGGAAGTTTCCTTACTGAGACCGGCGGTTCAGAGAGTGCACAGATTTGCTCCCTTGCAGAGAAGTGACGCAGAACCAGCAAATGTGATGTGGCAGGAAGTCCATGAAGTGGAacaaaaatctgctctgaaaatgATTCCTTTTGGCACGGAATTCCTCACTGGACTGGTCGCAAATGTCACTGAGCTAGACTCTGCACTCCTGCTCAAGAAGCAAGGAGACAACCTGAAGATGATCTAGAGCTGTCAGCCCTGAGTCTGGACATAGTTAGTGACAGCTGTTTACCTGCGCtcacattattttgtttcttgttgtgttgcTAGATGCAACAAATATTATGTATTTAGCTGCATCAGTCGATAAAGATGATTGGCATAGTCAGCTTTGTGTCTTGAGGCTTTGGAGGATTTACCGAAATATTCAGATAACCTTGTTTCCCTTCAGTGGAGGAAAACAgtttatgttttctcttttttgggggggggtatTTCTTTTGTGCTGCAGTAATATTTGCATGACTTGTCGTCCAAATAGAGGCTGTTTTCTTCCCTTATTCTCTTCTTTTCCAGCACGTTATCAGAGGAAATCGACCGATCAAAGCAGAAATGGCCCATCAGCTTTATGTGCTGCAAGTATTGACATTTAACCTTTTGGAAGAACGAATGATGACCAAAATGGATCCTAATGACCAGGTAAAAGTGTAGATAATAAATGTGCTGTTTATGCCTTTGAGTATTTCCATAATGACATGTAATCTTTTCAAACTCTCTCCTATAAAGTGGAATTCAATGCAtgctttgaaatgtaaaagactTTTACAAAGCAGGTAATAAACTGCATGACCTGTGCATTAGTGTCATGCATACCATAAGTGTGCACTATTATTATTGGCTGCTGCTTTACTGTTAACTACGCCCCCAGTATACtgatgacatgtttgtttgctgtgCTCCAGACTCAAAGGGACATCATTTTTGAGCTGCGTAGGATCGCCTTCGATGGAGAAAATGACCCCACTggtacagaaaaaagaaaggccATGTACACCAAGGACTATAAGATGCTAGGGTTCACTGTGAGTCTTCACTCTCCATCTCACAGTCCTCTGTGATTTTAgttaaactgtctgtgtaagcagattaaaatagaaacactgctttattttctctttttctagAACCACGTGAACCCGGCAATGGACTTCACCCAAACTCCTCCGGGCATGCTGGCTTTGGACAACATGCTGTACCTCGCTAAGGTTCACCAGGACACGTACATCAGGGTTAGTTCTGGCCTCAGACGTGACTTAGCTCATCTCACAGAGGTGGTGGCAAATCCTAACATGTCTTCTCGTCTCTTACAGATTGTTTTGGAGAACAGCAGCCGCGAGGACAAGCATGAATGTCCGTTTGGGCGGTGTGCCATCGAACTCACTCGAATGCTGTGCGAGATACTGCAGGTCGGAGAGTTGCGTAAGTACACCTTCAATTGAAGGTGCTCTGCTGTTGCTCTGTAATTTACCCACAATTCAAAGATTGATCCAAAATGGAATAATGCAATCAGTAATAGCGGTATCACACTGGTACGCCAGCCTAAAATAGTTTAAAAGACCTCTCATgctattttgttttcatttgaataaattgAAAATCTTTTCCTCCATGCAGCTAATGAAGGCTGCAATGACTACCACCCCATGTTCTTCACTCATGACCGAGCATGGGAGGAGTTCTTCTGTGTCTGCATCCAGCTGCTTAATAAAACCTGGAAGGAGATGAGAGCCACAGCTGAGGATTTCAATAAGGTCTGATATAAAAGCACTCTTGTACAGTTTCTTTTTGACACACTCATTTTCATATAAACATGTTGGCTTTCACACAGACCTCACAAGTAGATATTTTTACAATATTGGCTAAGTGTTGACATAATAGAACTTGATATGTTGAAGATGAATCTTCCGGTGTTCAGAGCAGTAAAAGCCAAACAGTCAGATATCAAAAGTGTGCTTTCTTAAAGCTACTTCAAATCTTACATGGGAACTGAAGAGAGAGGGATTTTGTCTGGATTAGGATTTAGAGTATCAAAAGGCTCCGTgatcaggcaaaaaaaaatggctaCTTCAGTGAAATTATAAATTCAGATTAAAAAAGTTATCAGTTAAATTAATATGGAAATGATGCACAATTACAATTTCTCCCTCACTGGCTTGTTGAAGTGAAAAAATGCATTTGGGCGGCTACAATTCAAACATTGATGGTCcttaaacagagacagaaagtcCTACTGACTTTGGTGATCATCCGACTTTTGACTGTATCCAGGGCGACAATGATATCTGCAAAGCCAATGATACAGTTTGTGATTACAGTTCATTATCTCAACagttttacactaaaataataaaatattaaaactggacctgattaaaataaaacattgtgatAATGCTAATACTTTTCATTACGCTCAAATATTACTGTGCTTAGAAAATACTTTACAGAGCTACCAGCATGGCTGCAGCTGCTAGCTGGCATTACATCAACTCTCTTAAATCCAttatttaatcatgtttttatttagctcCAAATCCCAACATATGTTATTCACCGACACTACAATATAGAGCAGGTAGACTGTACTCTTTATATCAATATTTACAGAAACTCAATCTACAACTAACAAGTAGCTTGTGACAGAAGAAAATCTTCCATAaaaaggcagaaacctcgagcattAATAAAACTCAGACAACTTAATTTATCCCAAAGAGCAGTTCAGTTTTTCTACTTTACATGGTCATTACTTTGTCAGATATTTATAAGAGTCTTTGAGGTAGTTTCATTGAAAGTGTAAACATTTAGCTTTCCAATTAAATGAAAGATTCTTTCAGCAGACTGTCAACAGTCACTacccaatccccccccccccctcagaagAGGTATGCTTGTTTAAATTGTGAGTTATGTCACTCGTCACATTTAAACacgtaaaaaaatgtttgtttgactgtCATAATCTTCCGCTGAAAAAGAAAGCTGAAAGAAACCTGgattaataaataatacatgatGCTTATATTCTTAATGCTGTCGGATTCATTTCAGTGTTCCTTCATGCTCTCTTTGAAACATCTTCTCATgtagacatttatttaaatattgtagTCAGGGAAAGATGACTGACAATATTACAGCTGACAGTGATACCTTTGCCAAATAATGAGAATACCAAACCCCTCAGTGAAGCACATCTGGTATGGTTTTGTTCCCTTTTCCTCACTCTTTctatgtacatgtgtgtttttaaaatgtgaccagGTGATGCAGGTGGTGCGTGAGCAGATCACCAGGGCTCTGGCCATGAAACCGCCATCTTTAGACCAGCTGAAGAACAAACTGCGAGGCCTCAACTATTCTGAGATTTTGCGTCTGCGGCAGTCTGAGAGAATGAGCCAGGACGACTTCCAGTCCCCACCCATCATGTCAGTCATACTACACTATGTCTGTTGtcctgttgtattttttttctggttaaTTATAGTCCTTACTTTGGTCGCTTCTTAATTCATTTCCCTAAACCTTGCTTTGTCCCCATGATAAATATTCTGGCTTTGTTCACATTTGTATGCAAGAGTGCTTGTTGCTTcatgctgtgtttgtgctgcagtgaGCTGCGGGAGAGAATTCAGCCAGAGATCTTGGAGCTCATCAAACAGCAGCGACTGAACCGGCTGTGTGAGGGGAGCTGTTTCCGTAAACTGGGGAACCGCCGAAGACAAGGTACATGCAGTATCAATAAAATCACTCTGTAATTTTCCAATTCTGAGGGAGCGTTGGTGATGTTGATTATCAGCTAAGCACTGTGTTCCCTGCCTCCTCTTTTGCAGAGAAGTTTTGGTTCTGCAGACTCTCGCTGAATCACAAAGTGTTGCACTATGGGGATCTTGATGAGTCACCTCAGGGTGAAGTGCCTTTTGAGCTACTTAGTGACAAGAGTAAGAAACTCAAAAACCTTTATTTGTCCAAGTGGCTGCCAACTAATgacttttcatttcaatttcagTCAGCACACATGATTATACATTCTTCAGGCTTATCTGTACCTAGGCTGAATGTGATTTATCTACCAGTAATTATCAAGTTTTGTGTTTAAACTTCTCCTAGTCCCTGTTTCTGATATCAAGTCTGTGGTGACCGGGAAGGATTGCCCtcatatgaaagaaaaaagtgctttgaaacAGAACAAGGTAATatagtttttttcatttttattattccCATTCTAGTCATAtggctttcattttcattttttgctgCCACTTAGTGTATGATCACTGTGTTATTTGTCCCGTTTGTTTCTCTCAGGAGGTGCTGGAATTAGCTTTTTCTGTCCTCTATGATCCAGACGAGACCCTCAATTTTGTCGCACCCAACAAGTATGAGGTAAGCTCAGCAAAAGTGACATCTAAAACTGAACAATTCAATATTTGTTATACCTTTGTGATGTGGAAATGTGTGGCTGGACTTTCCTAAAGGTTACattacagcatttttttcagctttctGTTCTGTTCACTCTCACTGACCAACCAACCTGTCCTGCAGTTTTAGCTTAAAATCAGCCCACAGTTGCTATGTCGTACCAATCACCAGACAGACACAGTAAGCAACTAGCTAACATTTGGCTGCTAAGGGCGAGATATGTCcctgaggagttttttttgtttgttttctagtCCCAGTTTCACTGTTTTGGTTGAACTTTTATGCTAACCAAGTAGTTTTGTGATTTCtatctataaatatatattttaaaaaaacaacaacagaatcaCCGTTGATTTCTCTTCAACAGAGACAGGTAGCAACTTGCTAACTCTTAGCATCCAAAtagccaaaagaaaaacacaaggatTTTATGTAAACAGAGTTAATGGGGGAAGAGACATCCTACTTAACAGTTAAATATACCAGTGCTTTACAGTAATCATGCCTTCTGGTAATGGACTTCACCCAGTAATTCAGTGAGCTACTTTATAAGGAGATAATATGTCAGCTTTGTGTTTAAGCAAGCAGCAAACATcctgtgatgaaaaatgaagcggATGCAGAaatgcatacagtacatctgtAGTTTCTTGAATGTCCACTTGACTGCAAAATGAAATTAATCTCTGTTCAGTCCCATCATAAAATGCtattttttacagcaaaaataaacagccTGGTAGAAGAATCAAATTTTGTTTAAATCGCTCAATTCTTTGTACAAACTGTAGAtgggatgatttttttaaaatcaaactcatctgttttgattttaaagaggAATATTAGTTATGCATGAATTACCATAGATTTGGGCGtagctgagttgactgacaggaggaCCCATTGTAGCTGTTTGACCGTAGGTATAAGGCCCACCTCAACTTCACCTCCTCACGTGTTTCTAGATGGAtcgaaagttaggttgagaaagcatttccaatatggcgccTGATATCGCTGGGTTCAGTAACCAGCCTTacgttttcagtttgttttgctcCCTCCTTGTGGCCAAAAGGAATAAATCTGTTCAGACTCCTCTCTTggattgcatttttttgtgcagctgccaaaaagagaacaaaaatcTGCACAAGCCTACTTTTTCAGTATTATCCCTTCCATGGCACAATGAACTGTAGCACACTATTCGTAATCTTcatgtgtgtacctgtttgtgtgttttgggaaCAGTACTGCATCTGGACTGACGGGCTGTGTGCACTGCTGGGTAGAGAGATGGGCAGTGACCTGACACGCAGTGACCTAGATACTCTCATCAGCATGGAGatgaagctccgcctcctcgaCCTTGAGAACATCACAAtcccagaagccccgccccctgtaCCCAAGGAGCCTAGCTCATACAACTTCACCTACAACTACAGCTGAgatgtttgcgtgtgtgtgagtgtttcggtgtgcttatgtgtgtgtatgagtgtgaatgtgaatctgagtttgctctgcatgtgtgttgtcAAGTGTTCTCCATCTTTTGATGAGTTTAGCTGCAGATGTGTGCAACAGACGAAGgttattttggatttttgaaTTCACTTTTCAGAACCCTGGAGAGTCTGTCCATGTGTCTGATGCTCTGTGGTTTGTCAGATGTGTTTATAACTCCACAGGGAGTCGAGAGGTCAGCGTACACTACAGAGCAGCACTGCTGGAGCTAGTAGACATTCAGTGAGTGAATTTAGCTGTGCAGTCTCCAGGCAACAATGATTTTTATTCCTCATTCTTCACTATTTAAAGGTATTAACCTGACTCTAGTGAGGGATTATGTGCCTGAGTTGGAAACGAATgaaacaattttaaaatctACCAATCAGTTTTCACACACGTATATTCAgacaaataacttaaattatTCAGTGTCGTCTCCGCGGCAACAGAAGACCAAAATCCATGCCAAACCATTCCAGTTTTAAGACAGCGCTGACTTCTGTTGATTTCACAAAACAGATGAAGAGAGTGAAGTGTTAAACAGAGCACAGTGAACAAGCTCACACACCACACACCTGTCCCTCACTAGAAGTCACTTTACTAAAGGATAGTTGATGTCACAGAGGACAGAACATGATGTTTCAGGTTTAAACCGTCTGTGTGATCAGTGTATGTTAAGAATCTGATCAGTGGTTCAATATTTGACTCCGACGGAAAGAAATGTGGTGCTGAAAATCAGTGACCAAGAGAGCTCGACGTTTAATTTCAACTCGGTTGAAGCAGATACAGATAAGGGAGAAGGATACTCCCTATTTTCTCACCACGTGTTTGTAAGTTATATCACGTTTGTTTTACTGAGCCTGCAGTTTGAAGAAAATTGATTACAATGATCAATAATCTGAAGTCtccaatttttaaaaatgattttggggctttattttcttcattgaTAGGATGGCCAAAGACAGACGAGAACAGTGAGGAGAAGAGATTGGGGTAGTGTTAGGTGGGGGTCGTTTCTGCTGTAGATGTTCAAGGATGAAATCgcgaaacagactgtggattatctTAGATTTATTCGGCCGAGGTCAAACAACAGCCAAACACGAACCGCTGACAAAGTGTTCATCTtaacagtgttgcttatattctgttagaAGGTACAGCCCTCAAATTCCTTTCTATTCGGGTATAcctctaaaaggctagaaaaATGACGTGACCATGATCTGTCAATGTCACACATATACATTCCAGTCTTAGCGAACGTTGTTTCCTTTTAAGTTCACAACATATACTTGGCTCCTATCCAAATAtagatctgctgctatgagagTCATGTAAATACTGTTCCATCTACACAGACCTAGAAGAAGGATTACTCTTAGATGGATACAGATTGAAATGGTACATCCCCAAAATTActaagatgaatgaattcatgaaaatttgtactAACAGATAGATGTGtagatatgtttgtttttatgttacgGTAGAAACCAGCAAAGAGTCAGATTTGAATCTCTGACAAAAGATGATTAAGGCAACCTACTAAAGACTTGCTTGAACAATTGAGAATGAGTCAACATGATTGCTAATCCATTGTCTGTTGTTGAACTATTCTTTAAGAACACTTATTATAGTGATAACTATATTGTTGTAGTTATGACTCGAACTCATTGACCAGACGTACTGCTCGTGTATGtgagtgttttttgtgtgtatgtctgagtgtgcaggatttgtgtgggtttgtttgtgtttggagatGATACTTGATATAATGAACATGAAGTCGATGCTCATTAAACGTTTGGGCTCTAACATGTGACacgaacaaaaaagaaaacatgaatgaaagaaCTATTTTTGTTCAATCATACCCTCTCTCAAACTCTCATTGTATGATTTGTGTAACATCAACACTAGAATTTAAAAGCAGTATATGTTTTAAGGAATTTAAAATGGTTTAACAGATATATGGAAGCTTTGAAAAGTACTCTCTTCTGAGTACTTCAGAAAGCCTTTTAACAGGTATCTAAACTTGTGTTTGTGAAGGAACAGTGTTATATAATTAGAGAGTTTACAATTATTAACATGTTGTCTTTAAGATTAATAATAAAACGATGTGTTAAAAGCATTCATTATATGTGTATATGAACTGTACACAGCAGgattacaaacacaaatgttttaaagaggtcataaaTTACATGAATACATGTGAGAAAAATCTGatattaatttatattttttataccaGTCATGAATAATATATAGGAAGTCTTAACACTCTTCTTTGTTAACAAAGATATGATTTAACACTTCAAATATCCATATATCTGCTACAACTGTTATAacttgtaatttaaaaaagcctTTATTCATTGTTTATATACTGCTTCtacattcttcttttgttttgggttttaaaGAAGTGTTGTAGTGTACCTTATAAGGATGTTTGATACAGGTTTCTTTAAGTGAAACATCAGATTTTAGGCTTGATCTCAGACATTTTTCTATCACACTAGATGTACAAAAGAGCAGCTAAGTTGGCCTGTTTTCATAAATATGGCAGCCCACGAGCAGGAGCAGGTGAGAAACAGCTGAGCAAACCAGTTCTGCTGATTTCTAAATGAACAAACAGCATCATGTTCTTTGTAAACTGTATTAATAGCTATAGAAATATTGATTGATGTCATTTTCTAAGTGTTTTTTTGCCATGCCACTAAATGTCCTGTCACCTTTTACAAAAGTTCTAACTACAACATTCATTTGTTATTGCAgtataaaattatatttttgtaaGATTGTCCAATCCTATCAGCTTTGACGACAAAGGGAATGGagctctcattttctctttatgTCACTCTCTGCAGTGCGTTCTATATTCTCCTAACTGTGCAAGGACATTTCACACTAAAGAACAAAGTTTTCTCCTCATGAGTCACATTTTCATACCACAAGCACCTCATATCATTAAGGAATGACACCCACTCCAGCACCTAATGATGATGTCAATGTTAATGTTTATTATACTGCTGATGGGAATGATAAAACATTTCTCCCTATCTAAATCGCTGTTGATGCTGTCTGTGAAAATAATTTTCAAATAGTGTTTTCCTGTTAATGTTGGAGGTGTTAAAGGGTCCCTGGGGAGTTTTTGACCCCTCAACAGCACAGTAATAAAGCTCTGAGATTAAGCCACCCTTTAACTTCAATACACTGAACCTAACAGTGTTGTCATATCTGTGCCAAAGTGGGTTATTTAACTTCACTGAAGTCCCTTTTACACAGCTAGTTAAATGTTTTGCCTGAGCTAGCAGTGGAAGAAGTTGCAGATGCATAGCGAATTGGTGTGAATGTAAATTTTAGAGCCGGCAGGAGGAAAtagcgctgtgtgtttgtgtaagtgagCTGACTTTCTTGTTAAGCCATACTGCCTGTTTTGCTTTGTAACACTTTGTAAAAATGCACACTAAGACAGTAATATTGGTCATATGTAAGAGCATAAAGGTGGCTTAACGGTGGAGCTTCCCTACAGTGCTGTTGCAGAATCTCTTCGTATACAAAGGGATATAAACACTGCTGTTCAGTCCTGCCAGCTCTGATCTGAACACAGATGTCATTTTGCCTGACCACTTGACCTCCGCTCCTTTTACACAGAAGGGGAGGTGTAATGGTCTTTTATTACAGGCTGTGTAAAATGGACTCGTGATACACAGCAATGaactaaaaacaattaaatatggATGGAAACAGCATttgaaatacttaaaaaatTGCCAATCAAATGTTTTGTATGTAGAGGCACCCAACATTATTTTAGTCTCAAGGGTATACACAAAGCTTTATAGTGCGTAGAGCTGAATGTAAACATAACTATTGTTTACATAAAAAACCCCACAGGGTACCTTTAACTGCCTAAAAggattgttttatatttgaggaGAGGTTCTCAGAAAACCGCAGCTGAACTAAACTATATCAATGGCACAGTGAGTGAAAGACTGTCGCATTGGATGTACTAACAGTATGACTTGAAGTTTATGGTACTCTTTTACATAACTTGctaaactatttatttacaCTTGCTAGTGATAGTAAAGAATGACATGTTGTTGAGGAATAACAACATAAACTCTAAATATGGTATACATATAGATCATtgtatgtatatactgtattgTGTTGCCTTATTGAAGAAATGTATTATGTTTTGTGTGAATAAATACAACGAATACTGTTGACTGTTTGTAGTGATCATTGTTCCATCTGAAGGTTGATTTATGAAGCTCTGGCGGAAAGTTAAGAAGACTTTTTATTTGCAAGCTCGGTCTGCTGTTTTATTCCCTGCATTCACTCATCTGTCCCCATGTTTTACTAACAGGAGTTTTAAAAGTTGAATTGTAGACTGATGCACACTCATGTGTCAAGACAATTTAATGGGTTGGCCCCAGTTGGAGTTTTGTTAAATATACAGTAAGAAAATTCTCTGTTAGCCAATTGTATGTTCTGTAGGCCTATGTAAAATATGAATTGTTAAGGAACTAGTAACTCTGGCTCTGAAATACAGTAAATCTAATGACGCAAAGTAGGCTACTAATAACCTACAGTACTGAATCAGGAAGGATTTAACTATAATGTTGTATACAATGGAAAAAGAGAAGTAAAGTAAAATGAAAGCAGGTTTTGGGTTGTCATCAACATGTATGTTATAATTAGACTACGTCTTAAATTCTGATCTACAACAGTTGTACTTCTGTTTTAGGAATTGTACTAGATAAATGGGAAAAAGATTTTGCAGATCTGTTCTCGAGGTGCAATGATTCATTTGACGATGCTTTCTTGAAGGAAACAATTAGCTTAAAAGAGGTAATGGAGTCTGAAATGTTATCTGATGTAAATAATAGTCATTTTTCAGTAGAGGAGGTAAAAATTGTAATAcataaattcaaatttaaaaaagctacCGGAATTGATGAAATTTCAAACTAAGTACTTAAGTCTCCAAAGGTGTTCAGTATATTATGAGTTATTTCAGTCCTGTTTTGCTAATGGCATGGTTCCTACTCAGTGACACAAAACTATCATTAAACCAATCCCTAAATCTTCAAAAAATGATCCTAGGATACCAATCAATTACAGGGGTATAAGTCTTATTAGTTGTATGTATAAATTGTATTCTTCGATTTTAAACTGCAGACTAGTTGACGACCTTGAGAGAACGGGTGTGCTGGTGGATGAGCAAAATGGATTCAGAAAAGCTAGAGCATGTATTGATCATGTATAAGTAGTCACCTCAAAAATACGTGCTAGAATGAAGCAAAAGAGATCAACATTTGCTTGTTTC
The Labrus mixtus chromosome 7, fLabMix1.1, whole genome shotgun sequence DNA segment above includes these coding regions:
- the elmo2 gene encoding engulfment and cell motility protein 2 isoform X4, translating into MPPPADIVKVAIEWPGANAQLIEMDQKRPLSSIIREVCDGWSLSGAEQFALRYADGPQLYITEQSRGDIKNGTILRLAISPARAARQLLERIQSHGIDARLEALKELAKLSADPTFATEFINMEGIGTLARLVESGTHFGEMLAFTLTAFLELMDHGIVSWDLISLSFIKQIAGYVNQPMVDVSILQRSLAILESMVLNSHSLYHRVAQEITVGQLIGHLQVSNQEIQTYAIALINALFLKAPEDRRQEEYTNPLEQHLTEMASTLAQKHLRSIILNHVIRGNRPIKAEMAHQLYVLQVLTFNLLEERMMTKMDPNDQTQRDIIFELRRIAFDGENDPTGTEKRKAMYTKDYKMLGFTNHVNPAMDFTQTPPGMLALDNMLYLAKVHQDTYIRIVLENSSREDKHECPFGRCAIELTRMLCEILQVGELPNEGCNDYHPMFFTHDRAWEEFFCVCIQLLNKTWKEMRATAEDFNKVMQVVREQITRALAMKPPSLDQLKNKLRGLNYSEILRLRQSERMSQDDFQSPPIIELRERIQPEILELIKQQRLNRLCEGSCFRKLGNRRRQEKFWFCRLSLNHKVLHYGDLDESPQGEVPFELLSDKIPVSDIKSVVTGKDCPHMKEKSALKQNKEVLELAFSVLYDPDETLNFVAPNKYEYCIWTDGLCALLGREMGSDLTRSDLDTLISMEMKLRLLDLENITIPEAPPPVPKEPSSYNFTYNYS